TACCGCGGCTCCGGCCGCGGGCGACATCGTCGCCCGCGGCCGTTGCCACCGACTGGCTGGTGTGGACAGCCATCAGTCGGCCTGCCTTTCTCTGGCTACTTCCAGCCCTTGAGGAGCTTGCGGTAGGAGTCACCGGTGGTCTTGGCGGCCTTCTCCGGCGTGGTCTGGCCGGTCAGGACCTTGGTGTACTCGGTGACGAGCGGGGCGAAGAGGCTGCCGGTCTCCGGGATCCAGGGGCGCTCGACGGCGGTCTCGACGACCGGCTTGAAGAAGCCGACGATCTCGTTGTCGACGACGGCTTCCTCCGAGTAGGCGGAGGTACGGGTCGGCAGGAGGTTCAGCTCCTTGGTGACCTGGGCCTGGGTCTTCGTGGACGTCATGTAGTCGACGAAGGCGTAGGAGGCGTCGAGGTTCTTGGAGCCCGCGTAGACGGCCAGGTTGTGACCGCCCTGCGGGGCGCCCTGCGCGGCGGAGCCGGCCGGGACCGGGGCGACGCCCAGGTTGGCCTTGTCCTTGAACTCCGCGCCGGCGTAGGTGTCGGCGACGGCCCACGGGCCGTTGATGATCATGGCGACCTTGCCGTCCTTGAAGGACGACTGCATGTTCTCCCAGCCGTCCGTCGCGTCGGTCTTGGCCGCACCGGAGTCGACGAGGTCCTTGACGACCTTCATCGCCTTGACGCCCTCGGGGTTGTCGACGGTGACGGACTTGGTGGACGCGTCGACGAGGTCGCCGCCCTCGCCGTACAGGAAGGACAGGAACCAGTACGCGTCGTCGCCGCGCAGGTAGAGGCCGGTCTTGCCGGTCTTGTCCTTGATCTTCTTGGAGACCGTCTTCAGCTCGTCGACGGTCGTGGGGACCTCGACACCGGCCTCCTTGAAGATCTTCTTGTTGTAGAAGATGCCCATGGAGTCGATGACCTGCGGCACCGCGTACGTCTTGCCGTTGTACTTGGTGGAGGCGGCGGCCTGCTTGAGGAAGTCGTCCGCCTTCTGCAGGGCGGGGGTGCCGTCCAGCGGGGCCAGGTAGCCGAGGTCCGCGAACTCGGGGGTCCAGGCGACCTCGGAGCGGATCACGTCGGGAGCGCCGGAGCCGGACTGGGCAGCGTTCTTGAACTTGTTCTGCGCCTCGCCGAAGGGCACGTTGACGTACTTGACGTCGACCTTCGGGTGCTGCTTCTCGAAGTCTTCGGCAATCTTCTTGAAGACCTTGTCCTCGCTGCCCACGGTGGAGGTGTCCCACCACGTAACGGTCCCGGAGAGCTCGCCCGAGCTCTTGCTCGTGCCGTCGGACTTGCTGTCGCTGCCGCAGGCGGTCGCCGCAAGCGCCAGGGCCGCGACCAGGGCGGTGGCCGTTATGCCACGTCGCATCTGAACTCCTTCAACTGCCGTACCGCTCCATCGCGGCGCCGGGTCGACGGTGAACGTAACAAGGATGAAAGAACACCGAAAGAGTTTGCGGAAGATTTCTGCAAGCTCCGGCGATCGTTACATTCGCGTGTCCTCACGGTTGCCGTCAAGCCTCTTGACGCGAGCCGCCGATCCCTGTCAGCGGCAGGCCACAGCCTGCTTACCCGTAGTGCGACGATCCGACTGCGGTCCGCAATCCGGGCCCGCAAGACCTTGCAAGATGTTGCTGCAAGGCCGTCCCGGAGCACTCCATCGGTACGGTCGTCCGATTACTGCGGATGGTGGGCAATCCGACATACGCCCGGTACAGTCCACTTCCATGACCGCACGGCTTGCCGATATCGCAATTCAGGCGGGGGTCAGCGAAGCGACGGTCAGCCGTGTACTGAACGGCAAGCCCGGTGTTGCAGCGGCCACCCGTGAATCCGTTCTCGCCGCGCTCGACGTCCTCGGCTACGAACGGCCCGTACGGCTGCGCAGGCGCAGCGCGGGGCTGGTCGGGCTGATCACGCCCGAGCTGGAGAACCCCATCTTTCCCGCGCTGGCCCAGGTCATCGGCCAGGCGCTGACCCGGCAGGGCTACACCCCGGTGCTGGCGACCCAGACCCCCGGCGGCTCCACCGAGGACGAGCTGACCGAGATGCTGGTCGACCGCGGCGTCTCGGGCATCATCTTCGTCTCCGGGCTGCACGCCGACACCTCGGCCGATATGCAGCGCTACGAGCAACTGCGCGCCCAGGGCGTTCCGTTCGTCCTGGTCAATGGCTTCTCGCCCAAGGTGCAGGCACCGTTCATCTCGCCGGACGACCGGGCCGCGATGCGGCTCGCGGTGACGCACCTCGTGTCGCTGGGCCATCAGCGGATCGGCCTGGCCGTCGGGCCGAAGCGGTTCGTGCCGGTCCTGCGCAAGATCGAGGGCTTCCGTTCGATTGTGCAGGAGCAGTTGCACCTCG
This sequence is a window from Streptomyces sp. NBC_01217. Protein-coding genes within it:
- a CDS encoding extracellular solute-binding protein; this translates as MRRGITATALVAALALAATACGSDSKSDGTSKSSGELSGTVTWWDTSTVGSEDKVFKKIAEDFEKQHPKVDVKYVNVPFGEAQNKFKNAAQSGSGAPDVIRSEVAWTPEFADLGYLAPLDGTPALQKADDFLKQAAASTKYNGKTYAVPQVIDSMGIFYNKKIFKEAGVEVPTTVDELKTVSKKIKDKTGKTGLYLRGDDAYWFLSFLYGEGGDLVDASTKSVTVDNPEGVKAMKVVKDLVDSGAAKTDATDGWENMQSSFKDGKVAMIINGPWAVADTYAGAEFKDKANLGVAPVPAGSAAQGAPQGGHNLAVYAGSKNLDASYAFVDYMTSTKTQAQVTKELNLLPTRTSAYSEEAVVDNEIVGFFKPVVETAVERPWIPETGSLFAPLVTEYTKVLTGQTTPEKAAKTTGDSYRKLLKGWK
- a CDS encoding LacI family DNA-binding transcriptional regulator → MTARLADIAIQAGVSEATVSRVLNGKPGVAAATRESVLAALDVLGYERPVRLRRRSAGLVGLITPELENPIFPALAQVIGQALTRQGYTPVLATQTPGGSTEDELTEMLVDRGVSGIIFVSGLHADTSADMQRYEQLRAQGVPFVLVNGFSPKVQAPFISPDDRAAMRLAVTHLVSLGHQRIGLAVGPKRFVPVLRKIEGFRSIVQEQLHLAPDEVEELIQHSLYTLEGGQAAASALIERGCTAVVCASDMMALGAIRAARRLSMEVPRDLSVVGFDDSPLIAFTDPPLTTIRQPVTAMGQAAVRTLLEEIGGTPAPHSEFVFMPELVVRGSTAAGPGPSPASAGTVPGSHARS